The following coding sequences lie in one Prochlorococcus marinus XMU1419 genomic window:
- a CDS encoding ligase-associated DNA damage response exonuclease: MRTKKEDLIRYKDGNLYCEIADIWIDPSKPVKTALITHAHFDHFTFGCEEYISTNETAILLKERVGGNIKIKTFDYGEEFKINGINISFHPSGHILGSSQIRFIFAEEKWLVSGDFKLQKDKTCKKHEIVKTDYLISECTFGLPIFKWDATNKIANDISKWITNSPEKTSLLFCYSLGKAQRLLNEISQTGFKGNIYSHGSIHKINNIYKKLGIDIQDTMKIENKKKIDELKGSLILLPPSLSKGSYLKNFKNIQTAFASGWMSIRALRKRSGYDKGFAISDHADWDGILEVIKKSEAKNVFFHHGDSEALSKYLIEKESINVLFFSK; encoded by the coding sequence TTGAGAACAAAAAAAGAAGATTTAATTAGATACAAAGATGGAAATCTTTACTGTGAAATTGCCGATATTTGGATTGATCCAAGTAAGCCAGTAAAAACAGCACTTATAACTCATGCTCATTTTGATCACTTTACATTTGGCTGTGAAGAATACATTTCTACTAACGAGACTGCGATACTTCTTAAAGAAAGAGTTGGAGGTAATATAAAAATTAAGACTTTTGATTATGGTGAAGAATTTAAGATAAATGGCATTAATATTTCTTTTCATCCTTCCGGACATATCCTTGGATCTAGTCAAATAAGATTTATTTTTGCTGAAGAAAAATGGCTAGTTTCAGGTGACTTTAAGCTTCAAAAAGACAAGACTTGCAAAAAACATGAAATAGTAAAAACTGATTATTTAATAAGTGAATGTACTTTTGGTTTACCAATATTTAAGTGGGATGCAACTAATAAAATAGCAAATGATATTTCAAAATGGATAACTAATTCACCAGAAAAAACTTCTTTACTTTTCTGCTATTCACTTGGAAAAGCTCAGAGATTATTAAACGAAATTAGTCAAACAGGTTTTAAAGGTAATATTTATTCTCATGGCAGTATTCATAAAATAAACAATATTTATAAAAAACTTGGAATTGATATTCAAGATACTATGAAAATCGAAAATAAAAAAAAGATTGATGAACTTAAAGGAAGTCTAATATTATTACCGCCATCTTTAAGTAAAGGCTCCTATTTAAAAAATTTCAAAAATATTCAAACAGCCTTTGCTAGTGGATGGATGTCAATAAGAGCTCTAAGAAAAAGATCCGGATACGATAAAGGATTCGCAATCTCTGATCATGCAGATTGGGATGGAATTCTAGAAGTCATAAAAAAGTCAGAAGCAAAAAATGTATTTTTTCATCATGGAGATAGTGAAGCCTTAAGTAAATATTTAATTGAAAAAGAATCAATAAATGTTCTTTTCTTCAGCAAATAA
- a CDS encoding translation initiation factor IF-2 N-terminal domain-containing protein, translated as MSINTPIFSIAKDLNVESNRILLACKKLGINAKGATKRLNEEELEKIKSYFETGKNASDEVINLKKHKTKSSSKKILEKVKIKYFANRLIRKS; from the coding sequence ATGTCTATCAACACTCCTATTTTCAGTATTGCCAAAGATCTTAATGTCGAAAGTAATAGAATATTATTAGCCTGCAAGAAACTTGGAATAAACGCTAAAGGTGCGACAAAAAGATTAAATGAAGAAGAATTAGAAAAAATTAAAAGTTATTTTGAAACGGGCAAAAATGCGTCAGATGAAGTAATCAATTTAAAAAAACATAAGACCAAAAGCAGTTCTAAGAAAATTTTAGAAAAGGTAAAAATAAAATATTTTGCAAACAGACTTATTCGCAAATCTTAA
- the pstB gene encoding phosphate ABC transporter ATP-binding protein PstB codes for MIKNYKKIPKNIILSLENVSISYGTFEAVRNVFCNFKKGNITSLIGPSGCGKSTVLRSLNRMNDLIPNCSLKGTVLFDGTNIYDKRVDPVEVRRRIGMVFQQPNPFPKSIYENIAFGARINGFTGDMDELVESSLRKAALWDECKDKLNDSGYSLSGGQQQRLCIARTIAIEPEIILMDEPCSALDPISTLKIEETMHELKKNYTIIIVTHNMQQALRVSDMTAFFNAIEYEDGDGGKVGYLAEFNSTKKIFNSPKEKTTQEYISGKFG; via the coding sequence ATGATTAAAAATTATAAAAAAATACCTAAGAATATCATTTTATCTCTTGAGAATGTTTCTATTAGCTATGGAACTTTTGAAGCAGTAAGAAATGTTTTTTGTAATTTTAAAAAAGGAAATATAACCTCTCTTATTGGACCATCAGGTTGTGGTAAATCAACTGTTCTTAGATCATTAAATAGGATGAACGATTTGATTCCCAATTGTTCATTAAAAGGAACTGTACTCTTTGATGGAACCAATATTTACGATAAAAGAGTAGATCCAGTTGAAGTGAGAAGAAGAATTGGGATGGTTTTTCAACAACCAAATCCTTTTCCTAAATCTATCTATGAAAATATTGCATTTGGGGCAAGAATCAATGGCTTTACGGGAGATATGGATGAATTAGTCGAAAGTTCACTAAGAAAGGCTGCTTTATGGGACGAATGTAAGGATAAATTGAATGATAGTGGTTATTCTTTATCTGGTGGACAACAGCAAAGACTATGTATAGCCAGAACCATCGCAATTGAACCTGAAATAATTCTCATGGATGAGCCTTGTTCAGCTTTGGATCCTATCTCTACATTAAAAATAGAGGAGACAATGCATGAACTTAAGAAGAATTACACAATAATAATCGTTACTCATAATATGCAACAGGCATTAAGAGTTAGTGATATGACTGCATTTTTTAATGCTATTGAATATGAAGATGGTGATGGAGGAAAGGTTGGTTATCTTGCCGAATTTAATTCGACAAAGAAAATTTTTAATTCACCAAAAGAAAAAACCACTCAGGAATACATATCAGGTAAATTTGGTTGA
- the pstA gene encoding phosphate ABC transporter permease PstA: MNSLYYQKRLSRNIGDKFFTSLSVICALIAILPLIFLVTYILIKGGSQITPELFTLEPNPPGDDLDAGGINPALIGTLIITTIASIIAIPVGVGGGIYLAEYSKGGAFSRFIRFGVNVLAGVPSIIAGVFIYALIVSTKILFGSMYSGLAGGMALSILMLPTVIKTTDEGLKLVPNELRYASLGVGASMYTTILKVTLPSAFRSIATGVVLGIARAAGETAPLIFTALFSYYYITGFGDLFYEMGSLAVLIYNFALEPYDAQNKLAWAASFILVLSILSVNIFSRILAAFTEKTKRV, from the coding sequence ATGAATTCACTTTATTACCAGAAAAGATTATCAAGAAATATAGGAGATAAATTCTTTACTTCTTTATCAGTAATTTGTGCGCTGATAGCAATACTGCCTTTGATTTTTCTAGTCACTTATATTCTTATCAAAGGTGGATCTCAAATCACACCAGAACTATTTACTTTAGAACCAAATCCTCCTGGAGATGATTTAGATGCAGGGGGTATTAATCCTGCATTAATAGGGACATTGATAATAACTACCATTGCTTCAATTATTGCCATACCAGTAGGTGTTGGTGGTGGAATATATTTGGCCGAATATTCTAAAGGTGGTGCTTTTTCAAGGTTTATTAGATTTGGTGTAAATGTTTTAGCTGGAGTCCCTTCGATTATTGCCGGTGTATTTATTTATGCCTTAATTGTTTCAACAAAGATCTTATTTGGAAGTATGTACAGTGGCTTGGCCGGAGGTATGGCACTTTCAATATTGATGTTGCCTACTGTGATTAAGACCACTGACGAAGGTTTAAAGTTGGTTCCTAATGAATTGAGATATGCTTCTCTTGGTGTTGGAGCAAGTATGTATACAACTATATTAAAAGTTACTTTGCCATCTGCATTTAGATCTATTGCTACTGGCGTTGTACTTGGAATAGCGAGAGCTGCAGGTGAAACAGCACCTTTGATATTTACGGCTTTATTCTCTTACTACTACATAACAGGCTTTGGAGATTTGTTTTATGAGATGGGTTCTTTAGCAGTTCTTATTTATAATTTTGCACTTGAACCCTATGATGCACAGAATAAACTAGCCTGGGCAGCTTCCTTTATTCTTGTTTTGTCGATACTATCAGTAAATATATTTTCAAGGATTTTGGCCGCTTTTACAGAGAAAACTAAGAGAGTATAA
- a CDS encoding DUF2103 domain-containing protein, producing the protein MGRLVLNHSTNIEGLIPILQKLALNVNIKTITPAVISRVRGKSSKLIIRLSVKTINGYKAIARKGKTAQEVFISTDLSKDELKKIINNYN; encoded by the coding sequence TTGGGAAGACTAGTTTTAAATCATAGTACAAACATTGAAGGACTAATTCCAATACTTCAAAAATTAGCCTTAAACGTTAATATTAAAACAATAACTCCTGCTGTAATATCAAGAGTAAGGGGTAAATCTTCTAAGTTAATAATTAGATTATCAGTAAAAACTATAAACGGATATAAAGCAATCGCAAGAAAAGGGAAGACAGCTCAAGAAGTTTTTATATCAACAGATTTGAGTAAAGATGAACTCAAAAAGATCATAAACAACTACAATTAA
- a CDS encoding competence protein ComC, which translates to MSINKILNSLERSWERDKILLNIKKGLGTDEIVNEFLVKNERQIKELNSLLKPEDIDVLNQVEQLSTCESKLINEIKNLNYLDNNEKDQIINKEKIFPSNRVSINMIRSFMINWSNKVVVIALLTISAIALSKQAWA; encoded by the coding sequence ATGAGCATAAACAAAATTTTAAATTCTCTCGAAAGATCCTGGGAAAGAGATAAAATTCTTTTAAATATAAAGAAGGGGTTAGGAACAGATGAGATAGTTAATGAATTTCTTGTAAAAAACGAAAGACAAATTAAAGAATTAAATTCTTTATTAAAACCAGAAGATATTGATGTATTAAATCAAGTAGAACAACTATCAACTTGCGAATCTAAATTAATAAATGAGATTAAAAATTTAAATTACTTAGATAATAATGAAAAAGATCAAATAATTAATAAGGAAAAAATTTTTCCATCTAATAGAGTTTCCATTAACATGATTAGATCATTCATGATTAACTGGAGCAATAAAGTTGTGGTTATTGCTTTACTAACAATTTCAGCCATAGCTTTATCAAAACAAGCGTGGGCATAA
- a CDS encoding ligase-associated DNA damage response DEXH box helicase, which translates to MKNISQNSRQNNLISKIKQFFSSNGWEPLPYQIESWSAFLNGENGIIQVPTGCGKTYAALMGPLSQIEDPKNQKSVKILVITPLKALSRDLKNSIQLAALHFNKEITVQIRNGDTTPYEKKKQLAKPPNILITTPESLSLLLSNKESNNLFQDLSSIIIDEWHELMGSKRGNQCELSLSWLRGNIKNLQIWAMSATIGNIEEAARAIVGISAIKPKIISTNIQKEIEIISVLPEEETTFPWSGHLGIRSHSSLLKILDKNKSTLLFTNTRNQSERWYQCLKFFLPEMEDKIALHHGSLDKEDRERVEEGVKDGLIKWVVCTSSLDLGVDFQPVDQIVQIGSAKNIARLIQRAGRSAHRPGGKSKIIFMPTNSLELLEISSMRRIIKRGIYEKIRLPELSYDVLLQHLISLACGNGFDPKIEKERVKSCWSYRNLKDQDWNWCLDFLEYGGKCLKAYPKYKKIVKEESQNNNENFKYFVKDKSLIRMHKFNIGTITSDKFVKVKYMKGKSLGNLEENFASKLNPGDTFYFAGKMLQFVRIRDMILYVKKSTKKSSLIPAWVGGQMAISDLLCESLRKEIDICNELENYDCLNPELNSLRPIFKKQKVLSNIPKNDEFLLEIYKTKDLSNLFVFTLDGKFVNEGIAFLWALRLAKLKQSTFSITANDFGFSLTTAEDYDFSIIKKEADYFLNNKKLEEDLENAINFSELTKRRFKNIAQISGLVNQNNPTKTKTSSQLQISSSLFYDVFTKYEEGHLLIKQSHQEVKEYQLENKRISRSLERLKNLKMLLNEIKTPTPFAFPLLVERLKNTLSNETIEKRVEKLVKKYSD; encoded by the coding sequence ATGAAAAATATTTCGCAAAATAGTAGGCAAAATAATTTAATTTCTAAAATTAAACAGTTTTTCTCCTCAAATGGATGGGAGCCATTACCCTACCAGATCGAATCATGGTCAGCATTTTTAAATGGAGAGAATGGAATAATACAAGTTCCTACTGGATGCGGAAAAACTTATGCTGCATTAATGGGGCCTCTATCACAGATAGAAGATCCCAAAAATCAAAAAAGTGTAAAAATATTGGTAATAACGCCTTTAAAAGCCCTAAGTAGGGATTTAAAAAATTCCATACAGTTAGCAGCTTTGCATTTTAACAAAGAAATCACTGTTCAGATTAGGAATGGGGACACCACCCCATATGAAAAGAAAAAGCAGTTAGCCAAACCACCTAATATTCTTATTACAACTCCAGAGTCTTTATCTCTTTTACTTTCTAATAAAGAATCAAATAATCTTTTTCAGGATTTATCGTCAATAATTATTGACGAATGGCATGAATTGATGGGTAGTAAAAGAGGAAACCAGTGCGAATTATCATTAAGTTGGCTAAGAGGCAATATAAAAAATTTACAAATTTGGGCAATGTCTGCAACTATTGGGAATATCGAAGAAGCGGCAAGAGCAATAGTTGGTATAAGCGCTATTAAACCCAAAATAATAAGTACAAATATTCAAAAAGAGATTGAAATTATAAGTGTTTTACCAGAGGAGGAAACTACCTTTCCATGGAGTGGACATCTAGGGATTAGAAGTCATTCTTCACTTTTAAAAATATTGGATAAAAATAAAAGTACCTTATTATTCACTAATACAAGGAATCAATCTGAAAGATGGTACCAATGTCTTAAATTTTTTCTGCCAGAGATGGAAGACAAAATCGCACTTCATCACGGCTCCCTTGATAAAGAAGATAGAGAGAGAGTTGAAGAAGGAGTTAAAGACGGATTAATAAAATGGGTAGTCTGCACCAGCTCTTTAGATTTGGGAGTTGACTTTCAACCTGTAGATCAAATAGTTCAAATTGGCAGTGCAAAAAATATCGCTAGACTTATTCAAAGAGCAGGGAGAAGTGCGCATAGACCGGGTGGAAAATCGAAAATAATTTTTATGCCTACTAATTCTTTAGAGTTATTAGAGATTAGTTCAATGAGAAGAATTATAAAAAGGGGAATATATGAAAAAATAAGACTTCCTGAATTATCTTATGATGTTTTGCTTCAACATCTAATAAGTTTGGCATGCGGAAATGGCTTTGATCCGAAAATTGAGAAAGAAAGAGTTAAAAGTTGTTGGAGTTATAGAAACTTAAAGGATCAAGATTGGAATTGGTGTCTTGACTTTTTAGAATATGGAGGGAAATGTCTTAAAGCATACCCAAAATATAAAAAGATAGTTAAAGAAGAATCACAAAATAATAATGAAAACTTTAAATATTTTGTAAAAGACAAATCTTTAATAAGAATGCATAAGTTCAATATTGGGACAATTACAAGTGACAAATTTGTGAAAGTCAAATATATGAAAGGTAAATCCTTAGGCAATTTGGAGGAGAATTTTGCTTCAAAATTAAATCCAGGAGATACATTTTACTTTGCCGGCAAAATGCTTCAATTTGTAAGAATAAGAGATATGATTTTATACGTTAAAAAATCAACAAAAAAAAGTTCTCTAATTCCTGCATGGGTCGGAGGTCAAATGGCAATTTCTGATCTACTTTGTGAGAGTTTGAGAAAAGAAATAGATATATGCAACGAACTAGAAAATTATGATTGCTTAAATCCTGAACTCAATTCATTACGCCCAATATTTAAGAAACAAAAAGTTCTTTCAAATATTCCAAAGAATGATGAATTCCTCTTAGAAATATATAAAACCAAGGATTTATCAAATCTTTTTGTTTTTACACTTGATGGCAAATTTGTAAATGAAGGAATTGCATTTTTATGGGCTTTGAGATTAGCAAAATTAAAACAATCTACATTTAGTATTACTGCCAATGATTTTGGATTCAGCTTAACTACCGCAGAAGATTATGATTTTTCCATAATAAAAAAAGAAGCTGATTACTTTTTGAATAACAAAAAATTAGAAGAAGATCTAGAAAATGCAATTAATTTTTCAGAATTAACAAAACGTAGATTTAAAAATATTGCCCAAATAAGTGGACTTGTGAATCAAAATAATCCAACCAAAACAAAAACCTCCTCTCAACTTCAAATAAGTTCAAGTCTTTTTTACGATGTCTTTACTAAATATGAAGAGGGCCATCTTTTGATAAAACAATCGCATCAAGAAGTTAAAGAATATCAATTAGAAAATAAAAGAATATCTAGATCATTAGAAAGATTAAAAAATTTAAAAATGCTATTAAATGAGATAAAAACTCCAACTCCTTTTGCTTTTCCTTTATTAGTTGAAAGACTTAAAAATACTTTAAGTAATGAAACAATAGAAAAAAGAGTAGAAAAACTTGTAAAAAAATATAGTGATTAA
- a CDS encoding alpha-2-macroglobulin, with amino-acid sequence MKRIINFSKMLLVLIFLTSCKTSINKDLPVINNEIDIKDNVRSEKKRMEIKFSCGEDGISKYLDDGWIIIKEDSQEKICTWQSVPATKNCDMEKDKGCKITKPDKIGEEKIYLLEK; translated from the coding sequence ATGAAAAGAATAATAAATTTTTCAAAGATGCTTTTAGTTTTAATTTTTTTAACTTCATGTAAGACCTCAATCAATAAAGACTTACCCGTAATTAATAATGAAATAGATATTAAAGATAACGTTCGTTCAGAAAAGAAAAGAATGGAAATAAAGTTTTCTTGTGGAGAGGATGGTATTTCAAAATACTTAGATGATGGATGGATTATCATAAAAGAAGATTCTCAAGAAAAAATTTGCACTTGGCAATCAGTTCCTGCCACAAAAAATTGTGATATGGAAAAAGATAAAGGTTGTAAAATAACAAAGCCAGATAAAATTGGTGAAGAAAAGATTTATTTATTAGAAAAATAA
- a CDS encoding DUF2130 domain-containing protein, with protein sequence MKDIKCPSCGKTFRIDPSSFEEILLQIKDEEFNKQIEQRLLLAQEDNKKALEILKRELKIQLIEQNRIKESEIQTLESKLKIAEEKKTNALNDLKNQATNKINSLNNQLIKLKDEIKNQSLISELSLKNKVSEAVTNLEKENSALTNSIEKMRLEHSINEKLIEEKFKSKISERDLTIQELREMKSRLSTKMVGETLEIHCETQFNLNRASAFKNSYFEKDNDATSGSKGDYIFREFDENKTEVVSIMFEMKNESLNGTNKRKNEDFLKELDKDRRQKSCEYAVLVSLLEPDSELYNAGIVDVSHRFPKMYVIRPQFFLPIISLLRNASMETLKYKSQIDLMKRENFDITNFESTLEQFKNAVGKNVSLAQDRFNDAISEIDKSITHLQKTKEALVLSKKHLLSADTKSQDLTVKKLTRNNPTMKKKFNDLNNFEGEVA encoded by the coding sequence ATGAAAGATATTAAATGTCCTTCATGTGGTAAAACTTTTCGTATAGATCCCAGCAGCTTTGAAGAAATACTTCTTCAAATAAAGGATGAAGAATTTAATAAGCAAATAGAACAACGACTTCTATTGGCGCAAGAAGATAATAAAAAAGCTTTGGAAATTTTAAAACGTGAGTTAAAAATACAGTTAATAGAGCAAAATCGTATTAAAGAATCTGAGATCCAAACTCTTGAATCTAAATTAAAAATAGCTGAAGAAAAGAAAACAAATGCGCTTAATGATTTAAAAAATCAAGCAACAAATAAAATTAATTCATTGAATAATCAATTAATCAAATTGAAGGATGAAATTAAAAACCAGTCTTTAATTTCAGAATTATCCTTAAAAAACAAAGTTAGTGAAGCTGTTACTAATTTAGAAAAAGAGAACTCAGCATTAACAAATTCCATTGAAAAGATGAGGCTCGAGCATTCAATTAATGAAAAATTAATTGAAGAAAAGTTTAAAAGTAAAATTAGTGAAAGAGACCTGACTATACAGGAGTTAAGAGAAATGAAATCTAGATTATCTACAAAGATGGTTGGTGAAACATTAGAAATCCATTGCGAAACCCAATTTAATCTTAATCGTGCTTCTGCGTTTAAAAACTCATATTTCGAAAAAGATAATGATGCCACCTCTGGAAGTAAAGGTGACTATATATTTAGAGAATTTGATGAAAATAAAACTGAAGTCGTATCTATAATGTTTGAAATGAAGAATGAAAGTTTAAATGGAACTAATAAAAGAAAAAACGAAGATTTTTTAAAGGAATTGGATAAAGATAGAAGACAAAAATCTTGCGAATATGCAGTCCTCGTATCGCTTCTAGAACCAGATAGTGAACTATATAATGCTGGAATAGTAGATGTTTCCCATAGATTTCCAAAGATGTACGTCATAAGACCACAATTTTTCTTACCAATCATATCTCTATTAAGAAATGCCTCTATGGAAACCTTAAAATACAAATCACAAATTGATTTAATGAAACGAGAGAATTTTGACATAACTAATTTTGAAAGTACTCTTGAGCAATTCAAAAATGCAGTTGGCAAAAATGTTTCACTTGCCCAAGATAGATTTAATGATGCAATTTCAGAAATTGATAAATCAATAACCCATTTACAAAAAACTAAAGAGGCTTTAGTTCTCTCAAAAAAACATCTTTTGTCCGCAGACACCAAATCACAAGATTTAACAGTAAAGAAATTAACTAGAAATAACCCCACCATGAAGAAAAAGTTTAATGATTTAAATAATTTCGAAGGTGAAGTAGCCTAA
- the pdeM gene encoding ligase-associated DNA damage response endonuclease PdeM, with product MKKSSFKFCWEDTLLEMLPSRSLFLPQTKELLICDIHLGKADYFQQNGIPLTNNSDESNFTRIKKIVKKHSPEKLIVLGDLFHSKFSIDKTLQKKVENLPKLLQTNVELVLGNHDTGCDIKNIKIFDIKKTKNIIFSHEPVDLADNRILNICGHYHPKLYLRNKGDSLSFRCFAMDKSKNTLFLPAFGDLTGGYPCKKSFRKWAIVSEEEIIEL from the coding sequence ATGAAAAAAAGTTCTTTTAAATTTTGTTGGGAAGATACATTGCTTGAGATGCTTCCTTCAAGATCCTTATTTCTACCTCAAACAAAAGAATTGTTGATTTGCGATATTCACCTTGGGAAAGCTGATTATTTTCAGCAAAATGGTATCCCTCTTACTAATAATTCAGATGAAAGTAATTTTACAAGAATAAAAAAAATAGTAAAAAAACATAGTCCTGAAAAGTTAATAGTTTTGGGGGATTTATTTCACAGTAAATTTTCAATAGACAAAACTCTTCAAAAAAAAGTTGAAAATCTTCCTAAACTACTACAAACCAATGTTGAACTTGTCCTTGGAAATCATGATACAGGTTGTGATATTAAAAATATAAAAATTTTTGATATTAAAAAAACAAAAAATATTATTTTCAGTCATGAGCCAGTTGATTTAGCTGATAATAGAATTTTGAATATTTGTGGACATTATCATCCAAAACTCTATTTGAGAAACAAAGGGGATAGTTTATCTTTCAGGTGTTTTGCCATGGATAAGAGTAAAAATACTTTATTTTTGCCAGCATTTGGAGACTTAACAGGAGGCTATCCCTGTAAAAAGTCATTTAGAAAATGGGCCATTGTTTCTGAAGAAGAAATAATTGAATTATGA
- a CDS encoding ATP-dependent DNA ligase has protein sequence MSLKNFSELFGDLDSIKSTNNKIEVLKSYFLSNEPINNSWAIYLLTGKSSKRFISGRYLKNLFSQLYEYPQWLIDTCYLKVGDSAEVITLLLKNKTTSRNKKLSDISLNELLSKTIPALSKLDEGEKNLEIKNLWETLPEDNHLIFNKILTGTFRVGVSIGLITKSISKLNNIDEEIISHRLMGNFKPSIESYEFLINKNINLQELNSKPFPFLLANTIEDKIFKNSINDFQFEWKYDGIRMQLIKRSGNVSLWTRGQELVNESFPELVEKMSYIKDDYVLDGELLVWNFKEQIAFDFSFLQKRINRKSPTRSIQIKYPIIFIAYDLLEINGRDIREIKLENRRINLEKYYLKWQKQTENNISDIFKLCDLIYPKDWSDALTYKEKSRENNTEGLIIKKKTSIYASGRKKGIWWKYKVDPMQLDAVLIYAKGGSGIRAGLYTDYSFALWRDQELVKFASAYSGLTNIEIKELDKWIRKNTIEKFGPVRSLKPEMVFEISFEKIQISKRHKSGIAVRFPRITKWRKDKKINDADSLENAYKLMKKIS, from the coding sequence ATGAGCTTAAAAAATTTTTCAGAATTATTTGGGGATCTTGATTCAATTAAAAGTACAAATAATAAAATTGAAGTTTTAAAAAGTTATTTTTTATCAAATGAACCAATAAATAATTCATGGGCAATATATCTATTAACTGGAAAAAGTAGTAAGAGATTTATTAGTGGAAGATATTTAAAAAATCTTTTTTCTCAACTATATGAGTATCCGCAATGGTTAATTGATACATGTTATTTAAAAGTTGGTGATTCTGCTGAGGTAATAACGTTATTACTTAAAAATAAAACTACTTCTAGAAATAAAAAATTATCAGACATAAGTCTCAATGAATTACTAAGCAAAACAATACCTGCATTATCAAAACTTGATGAGGGGGAGAAAAATTTAGAAATTAAAAATCTTTGGGAAACACTGCCTGAAGATAACCATCTAATTTTTAATAAAATTCTTACAGGAACTTTTAGAGTAGGAGTCTCTATTGGATTAATCACAAAATCAATATCAAAACTAAATAATATTGATGAAGAGATTATTTCTCATAGGTTGATGGGTAATTTCAAACCTTCAATTGAATCATATGAATTTTTAATAAACAAGAATATCAATCTTCAAGAGTTAAATTCCAAACCATTTCCATTTCTTCTAGCAAATACCATTGAAGATAAAATATTCAAAAATTCAATAAATGATTTTCAATTTGAATGGAAATACGACGGTATTAGGATGCAATTAATTAAAAGATCAGGCAATGTTTCGTTATGGACAAGAGGGCAGGAATTAGTAAATGAATCTTTCCCAGAATTAGTAGAGAAAATGTCGTATATAAAAGATGATTATGTTCTTGATGGGGAATTATTAGTTTGGAATTTTAAAGAACAAATTGCATTTGATTTTTCTTTTCTTCAAAAAAGAATAAATAGAAAATCTCCTACTAGATCAATCCAAATAAAATATCCAATTATTTTTATTGCTTATGATCTTTTAGAGATTAATGGAAGAGATATAAGAGAAATTAAATTAGAAAATAGAAGAATTAATTTAGAAAAATATTATTTAAAATGGCAAAAGCAAACTGAGAATAATATCTCTGATATTTTCAAATTATGTGATTTAATCTATCCTAAAGATTGGTCTGATGCTTTAACTTATAAAGAAAAATCTCGAGAAAATAATACTGAAGGATTAATAATTAAGAAAAAGACTTCTATATACGCGTCTGGGAGAAAAAAAGGTATTTGGTGGAAATATAAAGTTGATCCTATGCAACTGGATGCAGTTCTAATTTACGCTAAAGGCGGCAGCGGTATAAGAGCTGGTCTTTATACAGATTATAGTTTTGCATTATGGAGAGACCAAGAATTAGTTAAATTTGCAAGTGCATATTCTGGTTTAACGAATATTGAGATTAAAGAGCTAGATAAATGGATCAGGAAAAATACAATAGAAAAATTTGGTCCTGTTCGATCTTTAAAACCAGAAATGGTATTCGAAATATCTTTTGAGAAAATACAAATTTCAAAACGTCACAAGTCAGGCATAGCAGTAAGATTTCCAAGAATAACAAAATGGAGAAAAGATAAAAAAATTAATGATGCAGATAGCCTAGAAAATGCTTATAAACTTATGAAAAAGATATCATGA
- a CDS encoding CopG family transcriptional regulator: MENKVKRIGYLPRKRVLEIIDEISKSESISRSKVVGILVEEALDARGIANFGYSNINKSNLYKSDIYKEAQKKSINLKDAEDEFVDDSGYTVSSHKTLDRSISSSDIELANKINILKESGLI; the protein is encoded by the coding sequence ATGGAAAATAAAGTTAAAAGGATAGGATATCTTCCTAGAAAAAGGGTCCTTGAAATCATTGATGAAATATCCAAAAGCGAATCTATAAGCCGTTCAAAAGTTGTGGGCATATTGGTTGAGGAAGCCTTAGATGCCAGAGGAATTGCAAACTTTGGATATAGTAATATTAATAAATCAAATTTATACAAATCGGATATTTACAAAGAAGCTCAAAAAAAGAGTATAAATTTAAAAGATGCAGAGGATGAATTTGTTGATGATAGTGGTTATACAGTTTCTTCTCACAAAACATTAGATCGTTCAATTTCATCTTCAGACATAGAATTGGCAAATAAAATTAATATACTTAAAGAATCTGGATTGATATAG